The region GGGACCTGGGTCTGCGCGTGAAGGGCAGTGGTGATGAGGGTGAGGGCGAGGAAGAAGGTGAGGCGTTTCATGGAAGTCGGAAGTGGGAGGTGGGAAGTCGGAAGTGAAATTAAAGGCGTTGGCGGCGCGTGAGGGTGAGGGTGAGGGCGGTGAGGAGGAGGAGGGGGCGGGTGGGTTCGGGGATGGCGTTCAGGCTGGCCCAGGTGTCGGTGATGCGGATGTTGTCGTAGGTGGTGATGACGGTGGTTTGTCCGGTGGTGTTCTCGAAGCCGGAGCCGGCCCAGATGCCGGTAATGCCGTTGGCGAAGCTGGCGTTGGAGACGACGATGTGAGGGGTGGTGGGTTCGGCGTCTGACAAGGTGGGATTGATGTAGAGGGAGAGGCGTTCGTTGCCGTCGAGGTTGTGGTTAAATTCAACTTTGAGGACCATGAGGGTGGGGGCGATGCTGGGTCGGGAGGCGCGGTCGGAGGCTGGGTAGTCGGGGGAGTTGACCTGGGTGCCGGCACTATGGATGCCCCAGGTGCTTTGGTTGTTTGCCTGGCCGATGTAGGTGAGTTCGCTGCCGCCGGTGGGGTTGCCTGCGACGTTGCTGTTGTAGATGAGGGAAAAAGCGGTAAAGCGGCTGCCATCGTTGGTGTTGTCGACGAGGAAGCTGAAATAGTAGGTGCCGGTGGTGAGGGTGTTAAAGCTTCGGGTGGCGTAGTGGCTGGAAGTTGGGCTAACGGTGATGCCAGCGGTTGAGGTGACGGTGGTGCCGCCGCCTCTCACTCCCCAGTTGGTGATGAATCCGGAGCCGCCGCTGAGGCCGGAGATGGGCTGGCCGGGGGCGTAGTCGAAATCGTCGTAGGCGATGACGGCGGCTTGTGACTTGCAGAGCAATGCAAGCAACATGGTGGTGATGAGGATGGTTTTCATGGTGCGATCATGAGGTGGGTGGGTGGAGAATTTGCTGGTAGCCTTTGCGGAGAATGGCGAGGTCGGAGTCGATGGCGATGTGGGTGAAACCGAGGTCGCGGTGGGATTGGAGCTGGGCTTGGTCGCGGATGAGGATGCCGGTGGATTTGCCGGCGGAGCTGGCGATTTGATTGACGGTTTCGAGGGCGGTGGGGTAGTCGAAGTCGGCGAGATGGGGACGGGCCTGGAGGTCGAATTGGAGATCGGCGGGGCCGATGAAGAGGACATCAATGCCGTCGACGGCGGTGATGGCGGCGGTGTTTTGCACGCCTTCAATGGTTTCAATTTGCGCCATGATGATCGGTGGCGTGATGTCGGCGGAGGTGGCGGGGGGATTGAGTCCGTAGCCGTAAGTGCGGGCGGAGCGGGAATAACCGCGTCGGCCGCGCGGGGCATAGTGGGCGGCTTGGACGAGGGACTCGGCTTCGGCGGCGGTGTTGATGCGCGGGGCCATGATGCCGTGGGCGCCCCAGTCGAGAACGCGGGCGATGAGGTCGGGATAGATGGCTCCGACGCGGACGATGGCCTTGCAGTGGGTGGCGCTGATGGCGCGCAGTTGGGCGGGGAGGGCGGCTTCGGCTTCGTTGCCGTGTTCGAGGTCGAAGAGCAGCCAGTCGAAGCCTGAGTGGGCGGCGATTTCTGCGATGACGGGGGAGCCGATGGACATCCAAGTTCCGAGCATGAAAATTTAAGATTTAAGATTTAAGATTTGAGATTTGAGATTTGGGAGATGCACGAAGCTTGGCGGAGGCCGGTTAGGGCGGTTTGGAGGCGTTGATGAGTGAAGGTTTTCAGGTCGGTTTGGTGGGGGTTGAGGTAGAGGTCTTTTCGATCGAAGTAACCGGCACCAATGCGGATGACGGACTTGACGAGCATGTTGCGGAGGAGGTGCAGCCAGAAGCGGCGTTGGTGGTTTTCGGGCAGGGGGCGGGTTTGCTGGTAGGCTTCGAGGGCGGGGAGGAGGACTTCGCTATTGTGGAAGCAGGCGAGGAGAGAAAAGTCGTCCATGGGATCGCCGCAGATGGCGTCGTCCCAGTCGATGAAAGCGGTGATTTTTTCCGGGGTGCCGAGGATGTTCCAGAAGGCGAGGTCTTTGTGGACGAGGCAGCCTTGGGGGAGGTTGAGGAGGGATTGATGCTGGAGGACTTCGTGCTCAATGGCGGCGGCTTCGGTTTCAGTGAGAAAGCCGGTTGAAGTAAGGTAGTGAAGGTGCCGTTCGAAGTGGAGGAAGAAGTAGTCAGGATAGGTGGGGTGGATGGAAGTGAGCGAAGTTTGAAAGGGGCCGAATCCGGTGGGTTGAAGGGTTTGCCATTGGGCGATGGCGTGGCCGATGGAACTTGAGATGTCGGGGAGGTTGAGTTGCTGGTTTTTGAAGTGGTGGTTTATGTCGGGGGCGTCGATGCGCTGCATGATCTGCCAGGCGAACGGGACTTGGCTGCGGGTGGCGTCGCAGGCGTGGATGACGGGGGTGGGGATGCCGAGGGCGAGGACGGTTTGCTGGAGGCGGGACTCGATGGCGAGGTAATCATCGTGCTCGGGGCTGTCGTCGATGCGGATGAAGAGGGGGAGGTTTTTGCAGGTGGCGGTAAAGGTGATGTGGTTGCCCTGGCCGGGTCCGGGATGGACTTCGGCGGGGGCGTTGAAGTGGTTCTCGATGAGGGTTTGGACTTGAGGGGCGAGCAGGGCGTGATGGTGCTGGCCGGTGGTGCCGTGAAAGGCGGCGGGGCGGTCGCACTTCCAGTAGTAGATGGAGCGACGCGGGCTGGGGGAAGTTTTTTGAGAGGCTGCTGGAGGGGATTCAAGCATGATCGGATGCCGGGACGACGGCGGGTGGCGGGGCTGGCTCTGGCATGCGGGAGCGCCAGATGGCGGCAAGGATGCTGCCGATGACGGTTTGCAGGACGCTGCTGAAAACGGAGGGCACGGCGACCATGGGGTCGTGCGCAAAATGGTTCTTTTGGAGCATGACGGCCATGCCGGCGTTTTGCATACCGACTTCGATGGAGATGGTGCGGGCGACGTCGGCAGGGTAGCGGAAGAGGCGGGTGATGGTGTGGCCGAGGAGGTAGCCGAGGCCGTGGAGGAGGGTGGCGGCGATGGCGAGTTTGCCGGCGTTGGCGGCAACGGCGTCGGCACTTTGGGCGACGATGCCCCCGGCGATGAAGATGATGGCGACGACGGAGACGATGGGTCCGGCGACGGCGATTTTTTTGACGGCCTGCGGGAACATGTAATTGCAGAAGACACCGATAAGGACCGGCAGGACGACGACTTTGAAGGTGGAGAGGGAGAGGCCGATGACATCGACGGCGACGTATTGGCCGGCGAGCACCTGGCACCAGAGGGGGGTC is a window of Phragmitibacter flavus DNA encoding:
- a CDS encoding PEP-CTERM sorting domain-containing protein (PEP-CTERM proteins occur, often in large numbers, in the proteomes of bacteria that also encode an exosortase, a predicted intramembrane cysteine proteinase. The presence of a PEP-CTERM domain at a protein's C-terminus predicts cleavage within the sorting domain, followed by covalent anchoring to some some component of the (usually Gram-negative) cell surface. Many PEP-CTERM proteins exhibit an unusual sequence composition that includes large numbers of potential glycosylation sites. Expression of one such protein has been shown restore the ability of a bacterium to form floc, a type of biofilm.), whose amino-acid sequence is MKTILITTMLLALLCKSQAAVIAYDDFDYAPGQPISGLSGGSGFITNWGVRGGGTTVTSTAGITVSPTSSHYATRSFNTLTTGTYYFSFLVDNTNDGSRFTAFSLIYNSNVAGNPTGGSELTYIGQANNQSTWGIHSAGTQVNSPDYPASDRASRPSIAPTLMVLKVEFNHNLDGNERLSLYINPTLSDAEPTTPHIVVSNASFANGITGIWAGSGFENTTGQTTVITTYDNIRITDTWASLNAIPEPTRPLLLLTALTLTLTRRQRL
- a CDS encoding HpcH/HpaI aldolase family protein, yielding MLGTWMSIGSPVIAEIAAHSGFDWLLFDLEHGNEAEAALPAQLRAISATHCKAIVRVGAIYPDLIARVLDWGAHGIMAPRINTAAEAESLVQAAHYAPRGRRGYSRSARTYGYGLNPPATSADITPPIIMAQIETIEGVQNTAAITAVDGIDVLFIGPADLQFDLQARPHLADFDYPTALETVNQIASSAGKSTGILIRDQAQLQSHRDLGFTHIAIDSDLAILRKGYQQILHPPTS
- a CDS encoding aminoglycoside phosphotransferase family protein; translated protein: MLESPPAASQKTSPSPRRSIYYWKCDRPAAFHGTTGQHHHALLAPQVQTLIENHFNAPAEVHPGPGQGNHITFTATCKNLPLFIRIDDSPEHDDYLAIESRLQQTVLALGIPTPVIHACDATRSQVPFAWQIMQRIDAPDINHHFKNQQLNLPDISSSIGHAIAQWQTLQPTGFGPFQTSLTSIHPTYPDYFFLHFERHLHYLTSTGFLTETEAAAIEHEVLQHQSLLNLPQGCLVHKDLAFWNILGTPEKITAFIDWDDAICGDPMDDFSLLACFHNSEVLLPALEAYQQTRPLPENHQRRFWLHLLRNMLVKSVIRIGAGYFDRKDLYLNPHQTDLKTFTHQRLQTALTGLRQASCISQISNLKS
- a CDS encoding bile acid:sodium symporter family protein; this translates as MSSFFTWFTNLYPVWIVLSSIVGFIHPPALAWFTGSWVTLALTLVMLGMGFTLTIDDFKRLFKMPAAVAIGCTLQYTVMPLSAWFIAKSMNLAPGFAVGLILLASCPGGTASNLITYLARANVALSVVMTLVSTMIAFIMTPLWCQVLAGQYVAVDVIGLSLSTFKVVVLPVLIGVFCNYMFPQAVKKIAVAGPIVSVVAIIFIAGGIVAQSADAVAANAGKLAIAATLLHGLGYLLGHTITRLFRYPADVARTISIEVGMQNAGMAVMLQKNHFAHDPMVAVPSVFSSVLQTVIGSILAAIWRSRMPEPAPPPAVVPASDHA